Proteins encoded in a region of the Mercenaria mercenaria strain notata chromosome 1, MADL_Memer_1, whole genome shotgun sequence genome:
- the LOC123532491 gene encoding probable G-protein coupled receptor 179 isoform X1 — MVCFILAVIMLIRLPCLVPATELQTVKQALEYVFQLRKESCGAGTGEVLPLQFDVTAWNKFTDPAVRTANLLSKIMALHNGTLDSLTDEMFFLLVRNNVHGDSVVYGSGIGLEKGVYSKYDSFCAYAYKQNGTIRAHDIAVNYGYQDTYTAWWTDIKAKTFDNVTIVTDVVIYREGDHHLPEVESSYPVAEVSDGHWTVPYYDCGDGNVWMVTYVAPLLKVVNGSILFQGIASIDIELTHIDINQCDDYENSMSSGLDVFRGTHRCQSTTTCIPMKGEGFVTGAYTCECNDGFYFPSKLNGTRAYTGKEMDNYVRQFGVIKPGMFQCVACATGCDTCVDSSPCLHEHNYPLKIALLIATISTVLGIGGIAVITYVYRNNKIIKSASPMFLELMCVGGILLCSQFFTTYFKTTVLMCTVRIWPHHIGFYILYGSLVVKTWRIAAIFTVGARKRLHLPDQALLQRLGILMCFVVLGLVAWTAGKPPEIAKLKTSEGLHFYLCEYGPLEYAVIATEILLLMYGVYLCFLTRKVPAQFNDKFMTYAIYNAIILGIFMTFMSRLLISVIGPDLSLVFQFLQLQVFASVTLLIIFVPKFLAVKKKKETNGMNNTLSSQTSNSIKKGRFNKGFSGVIDLNVNFLKFLEETMDKSTQTDGYLDRQNIHTHLPKF; from the exons ATGGTGTGCTTTATATTGGCGGTTATAATGCTAATAAGACTGCCTTGTCTGG TTCCAGCGACAGAACTACAGACAGTCAAACAGGCATTGGAATATGTGTTCCAGTTAAGAAAGGAGTCATGTGGGGCTGGCACGGGAGAGGTTCTCCCTTTACAGTTTGATGTAACTGCTTGGAACAAATTTACAGATCCTGCCGTTAG AACTGCCAATTTACTTTCTAAAATCATGGCACTCCACAATGGGACACTTGATTCTCTCACAGAcgaaatgttttttcttcttgtACGAAACAATGTGCATGGAGATTCTGTGGTCTATGGGTCTGGCATTGGCTTAGAGAAAGGTGTCTACAG CAAATACGACAGCTTTTGTGCATACGCGTACAAGCAAAATGGGACTATTAGGGCACATGATATCGCTGTGAACTACGGATATCAAGATACTTACACAGCCTGGTGGactgatatcaaagcaaaaacatttgataatgtTACTATAGTAACCGACGTGGTAATATACAG AGAAGGCGATCATCATCTACCGGAAGTGGAAAGTTCCTATCCTGTTGCTGAAGTATCTGATGGCCACTGGACGGTTCCATATTATGATTGCGGGGATGGCAATGTGTGGATGGTCACATATGTAGCACCACTTCTGAAAGTAGTGAACGGATCGATTTTGTTTCA AGGAATAGCATCGATAGACATTGAGCTAACACACATTGATATCAACCagtgtgatgattacgaaaaCTCCATGTCTTCTGGTCTGGATGTATTTCGTGGAACGCACAGATGTCAGTCAACTACAACG TGTATTCCTATGAAAGGAGAAGGATTTGTAACTGGTGCTTACACATGTGAATGTAATGATGGATTCTACTTCCCGAGTAAATTAAATGGAACTCGAGCATATACTGGAAAAGAAATGGATAATTATGTCAGGCAGTTTGGAGTTATCAAGCCTGGAATGTTTCAGTGTGTTGCGTGCGCAACAGGATGTGACACGTGCGTGGACAGTTCTCCGTGTTTACATGAACATAACTATCCTTTGAAAATCGCACTTTTGATAGCGACGATAAGTACCGTTCTTGGCATTGGAGGTATTGCAGTAATCACTTACGTATATAGGAATAACAAg ATTATCAAATCAGCCAGTCCAATGTTTCTGGAATTAATGTGCGTTGGCGGAATACTATTGTGCTCACAG ttctttACCACCTATTTTAAAACAACTGTTTTGATGTGTACAGTACGTATTTGGCCACACCATATCGGTTTCTATATTCTGTACGGCTCACTAGTAGTCAAAACATGGag GATTGCAGCAATATTTACTGTCGGTGCACGTAAGAGATTGCATCTCCCGGATCAGGCACTATTGCAACGGTTGGGCATACTGATGTGTTTTGTTGTTCTCGGGCTTGTGGCCTGGACAGCGGGAAAGCCGCCGGAAATAGCAAAACTTAAGACGTCTGAAGGTCTTCACTTTTATCTTTGCGAATACGGACCTTTGGAGTATGCGGTTATAGCAA CCGAAATACTCCTGTTGATGTACGGCGTATACCTTTGCTTCTTAACACGGAAAGTCCCAGCGCAATTCAATGACAAATTTATGACGTATGCAATATACAATGCCATCATTCTTGGAATATTTATGACTTTCATGTC TCGTCTGCTCATATCCGTTATTGGGCCAGATCTATCATTGGTGTTTCAGTTCCTTCAGCTTCAAGTGTTTGCTTCGGTAACCCTTCTTATCATTTTCGTTCCTAAG TTTCTAGCCgtcaaaaagaagaaagaaacaaacGGAATGAATAATACACTTTCCAGCCAAACATCAAATTCAATAAAGAAAGGGCGCTTCAACAAAGGTTTCTCTGGTGTGATTGATTTAAATGTGAACTTTCTGAAGTTCTTGGAGGAAACAATGGATAAATCAACCCAGACGGATGGGTATCTAGACAGACAAAATATCCACACACATCTTCcgaagttttaa
- the LOC123532491 gene encoding probable G-protein coupled receptor 179 isoform X2: protein MALHNGTLDSLTDEMFFLLVRNNVHGDSVVYGSGIGLEKGVYSKYDSFCAYAYKQNGTIRAHDIAVNYGYQDTYTAWWTDIKAKTFDNVTIVTDVVIYREGDHHLPEVESSYPVAEVSDGHWTVPYYDCGDGNVWMVTYVAPLLKVVNGSILFQGIASIDIELTHIDINQCDDYENSMSSGLDVFRGTHRCQSTTTCIPMKGEGFVTGAYTCECNDGFYFPSKLNGTRAYTGKEMDNYVRQFGVIKPGMFQCVACATGCDTCVDSSPCLHEHNYPLKIALLIATISTVLGIGGIAVITYVYRNNKIIKSASPMFLELMCVGGILLCSQFFTTYFKTTVLMCTVRIWPHHIGFYILYGSLVVKTWRIAAIFTVGARKRLHLPDQALLQRLGILMCFVVLGLVAWTAGKPPEIAKLKTSEGLHFYLCEYGPLEYAVIATEILLLMYGVYLCFLTRKVPAQFNDKFMTYAIYNAIILGIFMTFMSRLLISVIGPDLSLVFQFLQLQVFASVTLLIIFVPKFLAVKKKKETNGMNNTLSSQTSNSIKKGRFNKGFSGVIDLNVNFLKFLEETMDKSTQTDGYLDRQNIHTHLPKF, encoded by the exons ATGGCACTCCACAATGGGACACTTGATTCTCTCACAGAcgaaatgttttttcttcttgtACGAAACAATGTGCATGGAGATTCTGTGGTCTATGGGTCTGGCATTGGCTTAGAGAAAGGTGTCTACAG CAAATACGACAGCTTTTGTGCATACGCGTACAAGCAAAATGGGACTATTAGGGCACATGATATCGCTGTGAACTACGGATATCAAGATACTTACACAGCCTGGTGGactgatatcaaagcaaaaacatttgataatgtTACTATAGTAACCGACGTGGTAATATACAG AGAAGGCGATCATCATCTACCGGAAGTGGAAAGTTCCTATCCTGTTGCTGAAGTATCTGATGGCCACTGGACGGTTCCATATTATGATTGCGGGGATGGCAATGTGTGGATGGTCACATATGTAGCACCACTTCTGAAAGTAGTGAACGGATCGATTTTGTTTCA AGGAATAGCATCGATAGACATTGAGCTAACACACATTGATATCAACCagtgtgatgattacgaaaaCTCCATGTCTTCTGGTCTGGATGTATTTCGTGGAACGCACAGATGTCAGTCAACTACAACG TGTATTCCTATGAAAGGAGAAGGATTTGTAACTGGTGCTTACACATGTGAATGTAATGATGGATTCTACTTCCCGAGTAAATTAAATGGAACTCGAGCATATACTGGAAAAGAAATGGATAATTATGTCAGGCAGTTTGGAGTTATCAAGCCTGGAATGTTTCAGTGTGTTGCGTGCGCAACAGGATGTGACACGTGCGTGGACAGTTCTCCGTGTTTACATGAACATAACTATCCTTTGAAAATCGCACTTTTGATAGCGACGATAAGTACCGTTCTTGGCATTGGAGGTATTGCAGTAATCACTTACGTATATAGGAATAACAAg ATTATCAAATCAGCCAGTCCAATGTTTCTGGAATTAATGTGCGTTGGCGGAATACTATTGTGCTCACAG ttctttACCACCTATTTTAAAACAACTGTTTTGATGTGTACAGTACGTATTTGGCCACACCATATCGGTTTCTATATTCTGTACGGCTCACTAGTAGTCAAAACATGGag GATTGCAGCAATATTTACTGTCGGTGCACGTAAGAGATTGCATCTCCCGGATCAGGCACTATTGCAACGGTTGGGCATACTGATGTGTTTTGTTGTTCTCGGGCTTGTGGCCTGGACAGCGGGAAAGCCGCCGGAAATAGCAAAACTTAAGACGTCTGAAGGTCTTCACTTTTATCTTTGCGAATACGGACCTTTGGAGTATGCGGTTATAGCAA CCGAAATACTCCTGTTGATGTACGGCGTATACCTTTGCTTCTTAACACGGAAAGTCCCAGCGCAATTCAATGACAAATTTATGACGTATGCAATATACAATGCCATCATTCTTGGAATATTTATGACTTTCATGTC TCGTCTGCTCATATCCGTTATTGGGCCAGATCTATCATTGGTGTTTCAGTTCCTTCAGCTTCAAGTGTTTGCTTCGGTAACCCTTCTTATCATTTTCGTTCCTAAG TTTCTAGCCgtcaaaaagaagaaagaaacaaacGGAATGAATAATACACTTTCCAGCCAAACATCAAATTCAATAAAGAAAGGGCGCTTCAACAAAGGTTTCTCTGGTGTGATTGATTTAAATGTGAACTTTCTGAAGTTCTTGGAGGAAACAATGGATAAATCAACCCAGACGGATGGGTATCTAGACAGACAAAATATCCACACACATCTTCcgaagttttaa